CCGCGTGCGACACCAGATCGATCTCCAGATAGCCGGGCGTACGGACGTCCCAGTGCTCCGTCTTGATCGGGATCTGCTGCTTCAACAAGGACCCCGGGCGCGTCGTGCCATACAGCCGCCGCTTGAGCCGTCGCTTCCGGTCCCGCAGCCGGCGGTCGATCTGCCGGGCACTGATCCGCCGGAGTTGGGCTTCCACCGCCGGCGTGACCGCGGTGCGCCGCGTCAGCCAGGGCAGCCAGTGCGGCAGCGCCGCCTTCAGTCGCTGACCACACAGATAGCCCGAGGCCGCCCAGATTTCTGCCAGCAGGCGAATCACGGGCTCCCCATACGTCGGCCGTCGCCGGATCACCCGGCGCACGGGCGGCCGAGGTGGGGCCGCTCGGCTCAGCAACCCAATCGCATACTTGCGATGATATCGACAGACTCGTGTCACTTCGTCCAGGAGGGCCGATCGCTCGCGGCGCCCCGCCCGCTGATACCGCTGCCACATCACCCGCAGATACTCGTGCTTCGACCGTCGCGCCATCCCCGCTGCCTCCATCCTCCCCCTCCTTCTGGCCCGCCCCATGCGGACTCGGAGGGTAAGATTGACAAATGACGCAACGATCGGTCGCTCGGTAAGATTTTAGATGACTCAATACGTCAATTTGACTTGCACCGCAACGATCCCTATTCTCCATGGAGGCCGGCCGACGGGACCGCGCCGTGAACACATATGGACAGCCCTGCATCACCCATTCAGCCGGACCAGCCGAATCCACCTTCCGGTGTTTCAGCCGCACAAGCGCGCCAGCCCTTCTCGCGCCCGTCTCGCAGCGCCTTGTGGCATGGGCTTGCACTCGGCCTGCTGGTGATCGGCGGGGCCATCTACTGGTTCGTGAAGCCTCCCAGCTTGAACCTGTTGGCCGATCCGGCCTCCGCCGAAGCCCTGGCGCTGGTGCAGACCCATCGAGCCAAACAGGCCCCGACGATCCTGCAAGGTGTGAACGAGATTGCGCGGTCGCGGGAAGCACGGGGGGCGAAAACCCGTCTTGGACAGTGGATGGTGGAGAAGCAGGCCGAGGACCTGTATATCGTCAAGGTCATGTTCCGGGAGCAGGGAAGCCGCAACTGGGTCGAGCGGGAGTACACTTGGCAAGTGGATCTGAAGGACAAGAAGATCAGCGCGCTGTCGATGCCGGCGATTGACCTGATGCCGGAGGTAGATTTGGCCCCGTTGAACCCCGCGATGCCGCTGCCGGTGAGATAGCCTTGACGGAGCGCCCGTGGTCGTTACACGGAGCCCGACTCTCGAGACGGCTACGACCCTGGGCGATCGAGTGGAATCTCCGCCATGATCAGACCGTCTTCCACCGTCACATCAAAACAGTCCACGCGAAAATCAGGATTGTCCACCCGCTGTCCGGTCTTTACGTTGAACCGCCATCCGTGCCAGGGGCACACGACGCAATCGCCTTTCATCTGACCTTCGCCCAGCGGTCCGCCTGCATGGGGACAGACGTCGTCGGTGGCATAGATCCGCCCTTCCACATTGTAGAGCGCCACCCATCCGGCCTCGGTCTCGACCGACCGGCAGGTTCCCGGGGGCAGTTCTTCCAGGCGAACAAGGGGGAAACGCTTAGCCTTCATATGGTAATCGTCAAGATCCGGTTACGGGGAAGGCGGGCGCGGCCGGGGAGCCTGTCCGACATTACCGTTCGTAGCGAGGCAAAGGAGGCATGAGCAGATGCGCGGCCGCAGGCCCTGAAAGACCGGAGGCGTACTCGCTGGAGTACGTTGAGGATTTTTCGGGGCCGAGAACAACGCAGATGCTCGTGGATCATTCGCCATAGCAGAATGTGTAATATCGCACGGGCTCCTATGGCCGGCCCCTTGCTTGATTTCATCCGGTGA
The DNA window shown above is from Nitrospira tepida and carries:
- a CDS encoding Rieske (2Fe-2S) protein yields the protein MKAKRFPLVRLEELPPGTCRSVETEAGWVALYNVEGRIYATDDVCPHAGGPLGEGQMKGDCVVCPWHGWRFNVKTGQRVDNPDFRVDCFDVTVEDGLIMAEIPLDRPGS